From a region of the Paenibacillus lutimineralis genome:
- a CDS encoding ABC transporter permease, with protein MKLSKSLNKSPGGTVSGRWLVLAVVRALVVIFCVMTAVFFIIRIVPGDPAKMILGEYSTPEAIANMRHTLGLDLPLWEQFFRFVKTLFTQGDTGNSIIAGTSTRELIAERAPVTLLLIGMACVLAVLVALLLAVLAATRKDKLADHLIRVIPTITLGMPVFWVGLLLILLFSVRLHWFPVGGIGEGWTGTLYSLTLPAITVAFSQIPTLVRSLRAQMLEVLESDFVVTLKAAGIPSRVILFKHVLRNSALPTLMLLGVNISYLIGGTLVVEQVFGIKGIGSLLFSSIAKRDFPVIQGIALYCAVSVVIISLLIEIISWWLDPRTRGKQ; from the coding sequence ATGAAATTAAGCAAGTCGTTAAATAAATCGCCGGGAGGCACTGTATCCGGCAGATGGCTCGTATTGGCTGTTGTCAGGGCATTGGTCGTGATCTTTTGTGTGATGACAGCCGTATTTTTCATCATCCGCATTGTTCCGGGGGATCCCGCTAAGATGATTCTGGGAGAATACAGCACGCCTGAGGCTATCGCGAATATGCGTCATACACTCGGGCTGGATCTTCCCCTATGGGAGCAATTCTTCCGATTCGTAAAGACGCTGTTCACCCAAGGAGATACGGGGAATTCAATTATTGCCGGGACCTCAACAAGAGAGTTAATCGCTGAACGGGCTCCCGTTACCTTGCTTCTTATTGGGATGGCATGTGTTCTGGCAGTGCTGGTTGCGCTTCTACTGGCTGTGCTTGCTGCCACACGCAAGGATAAGCTTGCGGATCATTTGATACGCGTTATCCCTACAATCACGCTAGGCATGCCCGTTTTCTGGGTCGGCTTGCTGTTGATCTTGCTCTTTAGCGTCCGTCTTCACTGGTTTCCCGTTGGCGGGATCGGGGAAGGCTGGACCGGAACTTTATACAGTCTTACGCTTCCGGCGATTACCGTCGCTTTTTCACAGATTCCTACGCTGGTTCGTTCATTAAGAGCGCAGATGCTTGAGGTGCTGGAGTCCGATTTTGTAGTTACATTAAAAGCTGCTGGAATACCGAGCCGGGTAATTCTGTTCAAGCATGTATTGCGCAACTCTGCGCTTCCAACGCTGATGCTGCTTGGCGTGAATATTTCTTATTTGATCGGCGGCACGCTGGTCGTTGAACAGGTATTTGGCATTAAGGGGATTGGCAGCCTGCTGTTCAGCTCCATCGCAAAACGGGATTTCCCGGTTATTCAGGGAATAGCGCTTTATTGCGCAGTATCTGTCGTGATCATCAGTCTTCTAATTGAAATTATATCCTGGTGGCTTGATCCCAGAACGAGGGGAAAACAATGA
- a CDS encoding ABC transporter permease has translation MGGRKISLASRVWNTPSLLVGGLMFAVLIGLAVFIPFISPYQPSEQNLSAFLQPPSSEHWLGTDQLGRDLFTRLIYAARTDLKIMVLAEIIPFCTGVFLGMLAGYYGKWLNTMISLLTDTLIAFPFYLIVIIVAFASGAGERGIYITFMLVGWIVFARVVKGLSASFREQEWVASAQTLGLPGVRIILRHLLPNVLPQAIVVLMTDMIGLLVAIVTLGYLGIGITPPTPDWGTMIADGRSFITTAWWLSAVPGLAVVYTGIALSLVGDGLADLWRKK, from the coding sequence ATGGGCGGAAGGAAGATAAGCCTAGCAAGCCGGGTATGGAACACTCCCTCTCTTCTGGTCGGAGGCCTCATGTTTGCCGTACTTATCGGGCTGGCGGTTTTCATTCCTTTCATTAGTCCTTATCAGCCTTCGGAGCAAAATTTAAGCGCCTTTTTGCAGCCTCCGTCATCGGAACATTGGCTGGGGACGGATCAACTTGGGCGCGACTTGTTTACGAGATTGATCTATGCAGCGCGAACTGACCTGAAAATTATGGTCCTGGCGGAAATCATCCCATTCTGCACGGGTGTATTTCTAGGCATGCTTGCAGGTTATTACGGGAAATGGCTTAATACCATGATCTCGTTGCTGACGGATACGCTGATCGCGTTTCCTTTTTATTTGATCGTTATTATCGTGGCCTTTGCCAGCGGAGCGGGGGAACGAGGCATTTATATCACCTTTATGCTGGTAGGATGGATCGTATTTGCCCGTGTAGTCAAGGGTCTCAGCGCTTCGTTCCGCGAGCAGGAATGGGTGGCGTCCGCACAGACTTTAGGGCTGCCTGGGGTGAGAATCATCCTTCGCCATCTTCTGCCCAATGTGCTGCCGCAAGCGATTGTGGTCCTCATGACGGACATGATCGGACTGCTTGTGGCGATCGTTACGCTCGGTTATCTGGGTATCGGCATTACACCGCCAACCCCGGATTGGGGGACCATGATTGCGGACGGGCGTTCTTTTATTACGACAGCTTGGTGGCTCTCGGCAGTTCCGGGTCTGGCCGTAGTGTATACGGGGATTGCTTTGTCTCTTGTGGGTGATGGCTTGGCAGACTTATGGAGGAAAAAATAA
- a CDS encoding ABC transporter ATP-binding protein, whose translation MAANTVLQVEALSLAAKSKKLVDNVSFSLGKGESLGLVGESGSGKSLTLRAVLGLLPRGIEQTGGVIKSDVSSAMVFQDPRGALDPLCPVVAQVAEVIYYRQKVGRKASRIQALELLEMLGLPDSLKRSDRYPSQLSGGQCQRIVIAMALACKPGILLCDEPTTALDVTVQRQIIETITSLQRELGFAMVFVTHNLAIAAALCSKLCVMKEGQIVEHDDTLSLLQNPTNPYTRMLLDSVLPLPELEGSEE comes from the coding sequence ATGGCTGCTAACACGGTATTACAGGTAGAGGCCTTATCGTTGGCCGCTAAATCTAAGAAATTAGTCGACAATGTCAGCTTCTCGCTGGGTAAAGGAGAGAGTCTGGGCCTGGTTGGCGAATCGGGCTCCGGCAAATCACTTACGCTACGTGCGGTTCTTGGATTGCTTCCTCGCGGTATCGAGCAGACAGGAGGAGTCATCAAGAGCGACGTGAGCAGCGCCATGGTGTTTCAAGATCCGAGAGGCGCTCTAGACCCGCTCTGCCCGGTGGTGGCGCAGGTGGCGGAGGTCATTTATTATAGGCAAAAAGTAGGCCGGAAGGCATCCCGTATCCAAGCGCTTGAATTACTTGAAATGCTGGGCCTCCCTGATTCCTTGAAGAGATCAGATCGCTATCCGAGCCAGCTCTCGGGCGGTCAATGCCAACGGATCGTCATCGCCATGGCCTTGGCATGTAAGCCGGGCATTCTGCTCTGCGATGAGCCGACAACTGCGCTGGACGTGACTGTACAACGGCAAATTATCGAGACGATCACAAGCCTGCAGCGTGAACTAGGGTTTGCCATGGTGTTTGTCACCCATAATCTTGCGATTGCTGCGGCCCTATGTTCCAAGTTGTGTGTGATGAAAGAGGGACAGATTGTTGAGCATGACGATACGCTCAGTCTTTTGCAAAACCCTACAAATCCTTACACGCGGATGCTGCTTGATTCGGTGCTTCCTTTGCCAGAGCTTGAAGGGAGTGAAGAGTGA
- a CDS encoding ABC transporter ATP-binding protein: MEPALQVKNLTVQYGGFTALDHVDLNIEQHTTLGLVGESGSGKSTLARVIAGLIAPDEGEIRLSSQPLKKKRSREQHKNVQMIFQNPDASLNPKHSIRQILSEALLFHRIVERRQVEQRCKELLARVHIEEGALDRYPHEFSGGQRQRIAIARALSVEPSLLIADEPTSALDVSVQLSVLELFHTLKEELNLTMLFISHDLGVIHAISDTVAVMRQGRLVEVNSKSQFFARPETDYSRELLSAVPRIPILSTSGGSYDQRT; the protein is encoded by the coding sequence ATGGAGCCAGCTTTGCAGGTGAAAAATTTAACAGTTCAATATGGCGGGTTTACCGCGCTGGACCATGTTGATCTGAATATAGAGCAGCATACTACCCTTGGCCTTGTTGGAGAATCCGGCTCGGGGAAATCAACCCTGGCCCGGGTCATTGCTGGATTAATCGCTCCTGATGAGGGGGAGATCCGGCTGAGTTCGCAGCCATTGAAGAAGAAGAGAAGCCGTGAGCAGCACAAAAATGTTCAGATGATCTTCCAGAACCCGGACGCATCGCTGAATCCGAAGCATTCAATCCGGCAGATTCTATCTGAAGCGCTGTTATTTCATAGAATCGTAGAGCGGCGTCAGGTTGAACAGAGATGCAAAGAGCTCCTGGCTCGTGTTCATATTGAAGAGGGAGCTTTGGATAGATATCCTCATGAATTTTCCGGAGGTCAGCGGCAGCGGATTGCGATTGCGCGCGCATTAAGCGTGGAGCCAAGCCTTCTGATTGCCGATGAACCGACGAGCGCGCTGGATGTGTCTGTTCAATTAAGTGTGCTTGAACTGTTTCATACGCTCAAAGAGGAGCTCAATCTCACCATGCTGTTCATCTCCCATGATCTGGGGGTTATTCATGCGATTAGCGATACTGTAGCGGTGATGAGGCAGGGAAGGCTGGTAGAGGTCAATTCCAAGTCTCAATTCTTTGCCCGGCCCGAGACGGATTACAGCCGCGAGCTGCTGTCCGCAGTGCCGCGAATACCAATACTAAGTACATCAGGAGGTTCATATGACCAGAGAACTTAA
- a CDS encoding pyridoxal-phosphate-dependent aminotransferase family protein → MTRELKGYVPLSRIEFDTLTRLFSKLLHTQHPPVIIPGEAILGIEAMAAGIAAPGRTILNIVTGPYGSLFGGWLERGGATVAEVKVPFNEVVTVGEVAAAIERFRPCALSFVQAEVVTGGANPAEEILKIARDYNLITVMDSVSAVGGEELRVDDWGVDFVAVGAQKALAGPNGVSAVGVSPRGWEFLESNVNAPRNSILSLLDLKPILDNGAAPVRVPANIPTLEARALIAALTLVEEEGLAQVIRRHELAASSAVAGIKALGLEPWQKDGRYYSKLTTTVRIAGEQSLLIERPVGIVAPGDGELFGQLLRINHFGANACRQSVEEAIEGIGKLVERDADAAVERVRQIWEAGHDQ, encoded by the coding sequence ATGACCAGAGAACTTAAAGGCTATGTGCCGCTCTCACGAATCGAGTTCGATACACTTACCAGGCTGTTCTCCAAGCTCTTGCATACGCAGCATCCGCCTGTCATCATCCCCGGAGAAGCGATCTTGGGCATTGAGGCGATGGCTGCAGGAATCGCTGCGCCTGGCAGGACGATTTTAAATATAGTGACCGGCCCTTACGGAAGCTTATTTGGAGGGTGGCTTGAGCGTGGCGGTGCAACCGTTGCCGAGGTAAAGGTCCCCTTTAATGAAGTGGTTACCGTAGGAGAGGTTGCTGCAGCAATTGAGCGGTTTAGGCCGTGTGCGCTTTCTTTTGTTCAGGCAGAAGTGGTTACAGGCGGGGCGAATCCTGCTGAAGAGATATTAAAGATTGCCCGCGACTACAACCTCATTACGGTGATGGATTCCGTCTCAGCGGTCGGGGGAGAGGAACTGCGGGTAGATGATTGGGGAGTCGACTTTGTGGCAGTAGGTGCGCAGAAGGCTTTGGCCGGACCTAATGGAGTCAGTGCGGTCGGCGTTTCACCACGGGGCTGGGAGTTCTTGGAGTCCAATGTAAATGCACCGCGTAATTCGATCCTGTCCTTGCTGGATTTGAAGCCAATACTTGACAATGGAGCAGCGCCGGTACGTGTTCCTGCTAACATTCCAACGCTGGAGGCTAGGGCACTGATCGCTGCTTTGACCCTTGTTGAGGAAGAAGGCCTGGCACAAGTCATTCGGCGTCACGAATTGGCTGCATCCTCTGCGGTTGCCGGCATTAAAGCCTTGGGGCTGGAGCCTTGGCAGAAGGATGGCAGATATTATTCCAAGCTGACGACGACGGTTCGGATAGCCGGTGAGCAGAGCTTGCTTATCGAGCGTCCTGTTGGCATCGTGGCTCCGGGAGATGGTGAATTGTTCGGTCAGCTTCTGCGGATCAACCATTTCGGTGCTAATGCTTGTCGGCAAAGTGTGGAGGAAGCGATTGAGGGGATCGGTAAGTTAGTAGAGCGGGACGCGGATGCCGCGGTTGAGAGGGTCCGGCAGATCTGGGAGGCAGGACATGATCAATAA
- a CDS encoding amidohydrolase family protein — protein MINKHPREQTFNRIFIAGIEGKRFDITIKDGRFSSIVESGREYGELAPSGQDLWISPGVIDLHTHLAWTDFDHDDQLRRDAREIEAMQAEAFAATLRTGVTTARDAGGLPPGTVAHLVQHYGQPLRVQTSSDMLGAADARGVKYLEQHMKEIFDTGAGWIKIMATGGLGAPAEKVLDPNFSQEEFSFIVRHAHAHHKKVMVHTWGGVTIDWSIQAKVESIEHGMFLTEEQANGLAQSGVAYVPTASIYRIAADPAGVLALPPVICDRAARAVEAHPNAVRYAKRAGVRIGFGTDYATPALHGYNLQELDTLLDYGLTRVEAWQAATADAAEILGSGHELGQIAEGYLADAIIFDADPYQAGNAAQLRKSIVSVITGAAEADLI, from the coding sequence ATGATCAATAAGCATCCGCGGGAGCAAACCTTTAATCGCATATTTATAGCAGGGATTGAAGGGAAACGCTTTGATATTACCATTAAGGATGGGCGGTTCTCCTCAATTGTGGAATCGGGGCGGGAATATGGCGAGTTGGCTCCGTCAGGACAAGATTTATGGATCAGTCCGGGGGTCATTGATCTTCATACCCACCTGGCTTGGACAGACTTTGATCATGATGATCAATTGAGGCGCGATGCCCGGGAGATCGAGGCTATGCAAGCTGAAGCCTTTGCGGCTACGCTGCGGACTGGTGTAACGACGGCGCGCGATGCGGGCGGGCTCCCTCCAGGCACCGTGGCCCATCTCGTTCAGCATTATGGACAGCCATTAAGGGTACAGACCAGCAGTGATATGCTGGGGGCAGCGGATGCCCGCGGGGTGAAGTATTTGGAGCAACATATGAAGGAGATCTTCGATACAGGGGCAGGCTGGATTAAGATTATGGCGACAGGCGGCCTTGGAGCACCTGCTGAAAAAGTGCTTGATCCGAATTTTTCGCAGGAAGAGTTCTCTTTCATCGTTCGTCATGCACATGCTCATCATAAAAAGGTGATGGTTCACACCTGGGGCGGAGTAACGATTGACTGGTCCATCCAGGCCAAGGTGGAATCGATAGAACACGGAATGTTCCTGACCGAGGAACAGGCGAACGGGCTGGCCCAATCCGGCGTAGCCTATGTGCCTACAGCTTCGATATATCGTATCGCCGCTGATCCGGCAGGCGTGCTGGCATTACCTCCGGTCATTTGTGATCGCGCCGCTCGCGCTGTGGAAGCCCATCCTAATGCGGTTCGCTATGCCAAGAGAGCGGGAGTTCGCATCGGATTTGGCACGGATTATGCCACACCCGCGCTTCATGGGTACAACCTTCAGGAGCTTGACACGCTGCTGGATTATGGGTTGACTCGTGTGGAAGCGTGGCAGGCGGCCACGGCAGATGCCGCCGAAATTCTCGGCAGCGGCCACGAATTGGGACAGATCGCAGAGGGATATTTGGCTGATGCGATTATTTTCGATGCCGATCCATACCAGGCAGGGAATGCGGCTCAGCTTCGGAAGAGCATTGTATCCGTCATTACAGGAGCAGCCGAAGCGGATTTGATATAG
- a CDS encoding DUF2268 domain-containing protein, whose protein sequence is MKITVEDTLEQYEKLYGLEPCKREDFFRYTMMKPFEAMWRFINVPLHAKEPGGYDVVMAAKMLGHLDLSETETGTHVLQNLKEIGALSTAKEVLHACTDFTLQHGLKIHADELKLGLYIADPHKLELVNGYSGFGGIPGFIQVTIYPNNYNIPRIPAVIAHEFHHNIRFSYFDWDHGNITVGEYLIIEGLAESFARELYGQDSIGPWVTSLDEEDEMYSIQVLKNALNIKGFAEVSSYMFGDIYAKEQGYSPVGLSPYAGYAIGYKAVQSFMNLNHVGIAEATLLQADEIIEQCGLFD, encoded by the coding sequence ATGAAAATTACTGTCGAAGACACTTTAGAACAATATGAGAAGCTGTATGGCTTGGAACCCTGTAAAAGAGAGGACTTTTTCCGTTATACCATGATGAAACCGTTCGAGGCGATGTGGAGGTTCATCAATGTGCCGCTTCATGCCAAAGAGCCGGGCGGTTACGATGTCGTCATGGCCGCAAAAATGCTTGGGCATTTGGACTTAAGCGAAACGGAGACAGGTACTCATGTTTTACAGAATTTAAAAGAGATCGGCGCCTTATCTACTGCAAAAGAAGTTTTGCACGCGTGCACGGACTTCACGCTCCAACATGGACTGAAAATCCATGCTGACGAGCTGAAGCTTGGCTTGTATATCGCGGACCCCCACAAGCTGGAATTGGTCAACGGATACTCCGGATTTGGCGGAATCCCTGGATTTATCCAGGTCACCATTTACCCGAACAACTATAATATTCCAAGAATTCCTGCCGTGATTGCACATGAATTTCATCACAACATTCGGTTTTCCTATTTTGACTGGGACCATGGGAACATAACGGTTGGAGAATATTTAATTATCGAGGGTTTGGCGGAGTCGTTTGCTCGGGAATTGTATGGACAAGATTCAATAGGTCCTTGGGTGACTTCCTTGGATGAAGAGGATGAGATGTATTCTATCCAGGTACTGAAAAACGCTTTGAATATCAAAGGCTTCGCCGAGGTCAGCAGCTACATGTTTGGCGATATCTATGCAAAAGAACAGGGATATTCCCCTGTTGGATTGTCTCCATATGCGGGATATGCGATTGGTTACAAAGCGGTGCAATCCTTTATGAACCTGAATCATGTCGGGATAGCGGAAGCTACGCTGCTGCAAGCGGATGAGATTATCGAGCAATGCGGGCTATTCGATTGA
- a CDS encoding glycoside hydrolase family 16 protein, which yields MNKLIWQQDFVHHPTDLKEWNIRLGNDLLDDLGHVLAPGWGNGEQQFYTGNHDNLYIDKSGLNLCARREETLANGQSFAYTSARIDTKDHFSFCYGKLIVRAKLPVGNGLWPAVWLLPQQQVYGPWPASGEIDMLEAKGRLPQHIFGTLHYGKDWDHKVTDEFSYQLEEGTINEFHDYAMEWNTGSIRWLIDGHCYAERELQPGIPPFDEQFYLVLNLAVGGWYDNVPVDEAALPAVMTVSNIWVYQ from the coding sequence ATGAATAAACTAATATGGCAGCAGGATTTTGTACATCATCCTACCGATCTGAAGGAATGGAATATTCGCCTGGGCAACGACTTGCTGGATGACCTTGGCCATGTTCTAGCACCAGGCTGGGGGAATGGGGAACAGCAGTTTTACACGGGGAATCATGATAATCTGTATATAGATAAGTCCGGCTTAAACCTATGCGCGCGCCGCGAGGAGACCCTTGCGAACGGACAGAGCTTCGCCTATACCTCAGCTCGTATAGACACAAAGGATCATTTCTCCTTCTGTTATGGCAAGCTCATTGTTCGCGCCAAGCTTCCCGTTGGGAATGGACTATGGCCTGCCGTTTGGCTGCTCCCGCAGCAACAGGTTTACGGCCCTTGGCCCGCTTCTGGCGAGATCGATATGCTGGAAGCCAAAGGCCGCCTGCCCCAGCACATATTCGGTACGCTTCACTATGGGAAGGATTGGGATCATAAAGTCACCGATGAGTTCTCCTACCAGCTCGAGGAAGGAACCATCAACGAATTCCACGATTACGCGATGGAATGGAACACCGGCTCGATCCGCTGGCTGATCGATGGACACTGCTACGCGGAACGTGAACTACAGCCTGGCATTCCCCCCTTTGACGAGCAGTTCTATCTGGTACTCAACCTGGCTGTAGGCGGCTGGTATGACAATGTCCCGGTCGACGAGGCAGCGCTGCCCGCGGTGATGACCGTCTCGAACATATGGGTGTATCAATAG
- a CDS encoding ABC transporter permease, producing the protein MFQQKTEQIKTFMRQWQLQSMVIPGIVWMFIFCYIPMFWLIIAFMDYNIAKSMLESPFVGMKHFQDFVMDDRFWRSIRNTLGMSSIRLVLGFPIPILFALLLNEIRSIRFKRTVQTISYLPHFIAWTIFGGIMLNWLGEGGVINQLMMALGIQQREILFNSDPKYFWWIAFFSDTLKETGWSAIIYIAAISGIDPGLYEAAELDGANRWQRMWYITIQCIRPTIAILFILAVSGLLGSNFEQIFMLKNNMNMKMAESIDLYIYNMGLVSGRYSFSTAVLFARSIVALGLLFLANFTSKKLNGEGIF; encoded by the coding sequence ATGTTCCAACAGAAAACAGAACAAATTAAAACCTTTATGAGACAATGGCAGCTGCAGAGCATGGTTATTCCGGGGATTGTCTGGATGTTTATCTTTTGTTACATCCCTATGTTTTGGCTAATTATTGCGTTTATGGACTACAACATTGCCAAGTCTATGTTGGAATCGCCCTTCGTAGGGATGAAGCATTTTCAGGACTTTGTAATGGACGACCGTTTCTGGCGATCGATCCGCAATACGCTGGGGATGAGTTCGATTCGTCTGGTGCTGGGCTTTCCCATCCCGATTTTATTTGCCTTACTGCTTAATGAGATCCGCAGCATCCGTTTCAAACGCACGGTGCAGACCATTTCCTATTTGCCACATTTTATTGCCTGGACGATATTCGGTGGCATTATGCTCAATTGGCTGGGCGAGGGCGGTGTGATCAACCAATTGATGATGGCACTGGGAATCCAGCAGCGTGAAATTTTATTTAACAGCGATCCTAAATACTTTTGGTGGATTGCCTTTTTCTCCGATACGTTGAAGGAGACCGGATGGAGCGCCATCATCTATATCGCTGCGATATCCGGCATAGATCCTGGGCTATATGAAGCGGCGGAACTGGATGGCGCCAATCGTTGGCAGCGAATGTGGTACATTACCATCCAATGCATCCGTCCTACCATTGCTATTCTGTTCATTCTCGCCGTCAGTGGGCTGCTAGGCAGCAACTTTGAACAGATCTTCATGTTGAAGAACAACATGAACATGAAGATGGCGGAAAGTATAGATCTCTATATCTATAACATGGGGTTGGTCTCCGGGCGCTACTCCTTCTCGACGGCCGTCTTGTTTGCTCGCTCCATTGTGGCATTAGGGCTGCTGTTCCTAGCTAATTTCACATCGAAAAAGCTTAATGGCGAAGGCATTTTTTAG
- a CDS encoding carbohydrate ABC transporter permease codes for MGKRRKLRGISLFSVCNTLLMLAVCFITLYPMYFVFINALNAPEQALLGTVNWFPKAISLDSYRVVFNDEHLMNGFLVTTLRTVIGTVVHVLFTAIVAYGMSKSNLIGRKVYMKIALITMLFSGGLIPTFILMTKLGLYDNFLVFIIPAMYTFFDMVIFISFYRTIPDSLEESAKVDGASDYGVLFRIVLPNSMAVIATISLFAAVYHWNDYYQGVLYIRSQDKLPLQTMLYKIIAENSMSFMQQQAMAQFGAKLPGNSIKFASMMVATLPILAVYPFIQRYLVKGVMIGAIKG; via the coding sequence ATGGGAAAACGCAGAAAACTTCGCGGTATCAGCCTGTTTAGTGTTTGTAATACCTTATTGATGCTGGCGGTTTGCTTTATTACGCTGTATCCAATGTATTTCGTGTTCATCAACGCACTTAATGCACCGGAGCAGGCCTTGCTTGGCACCGTGAACTGGTTCCCGAAAGCGATCTCATTGGACAGCTACCGCGTTGTATTTAATGATGAGCACTTGATGAACGGTTTTCTGGTCACCACTTTGCGTACCGTGATTGGAACCGTAGTACACGTATTGTTTACCGCTATTGTGGCCTACGGCATGAGTAAATCCAATCTGATCGGCCGTAAGGTATATATGAAAATTGCCTTGATTACGATGCTGTTCTCCGGCGGGTTGATTCCTACATTTATACTCATGACCAAGCTGGGCCTGTATGATAATTTCCTGGTTTTCATCATACCGGCGATGTATACCTTTTTTGATATGGTTATTTTCATCAGCTTCTATCGTACAATTCCTGACAGTCTGGAGGAGTCCGCAAAGGTAGACGGTGCTTCCGATTATGGGGTGCTGTTCAGAATTGTACTGCCCAATAGCATGGCCGTCATTGCGACCATATCGCTATTTGCAGCCGTATATCATTGGAACGATTACTATCAGGGGGTTCTGTACATCCGCTCGCAGGATAAATTGCCGTTGCAGACGATGCTGTACAAAATTATCGCCGAGAACTCCATGTCGTTCATGCAGCAGCAAGCTATGGCACAGTTCGGAGCGAAGTTGCCCGGCAACTCTATCAAGTTTGCTTCCATGATGGTGGCGACTCTACCGATTCTTGCGGTCTATCCCTTTATACAGCGCTATCTGGTCAAAGGCGTAATGATTGGCGCCATTAAAGGGTAA
- a CDS encoding extracellular solute-binding protein — MKHKHMKRSMALIMAVVLMLSLAACTGSKNSSNKPNSPPADNKPENTQNEVKLNPDEPGWKLDTSPVEMSWFVGASWYGRSWGESLNSKYITEKTGVKVNIEVPSGEANEHITLMMTSGKLPDLITMGSWETAVKKLWEGDHVYALNELADQYDPYFFKVAGDGTLKWYKQENGNTYGIPNDSYSPNLMHETGMTAANQTFLVRKDLYEDMGSPDLSTPEGFLNALQLLKDQYSEYKGQPISPFFAQGNVPYGMTEYLQNLLAVPHEKDGKVYDRITDPDYLTWLKTFRTAYERGLINVDFLVDSDTQVEEKTNNARYFMMVREWTGMTAVNPMLAASNNPDSYYIAVDGPQNSKGDSAKLFPGNMDGWMVTMISKSCENPERAIRFLTYLASEEGQRDLFLGQEGEMWEMADGKPQLKADMAQLLDSDIEKLEKEYGIMDTYWMMRNPVIVDQWRPEKALVIKQMADFANAQADIDGGIYKGLDPLGDSDAAVNWARISQNWEEVMPELITAKDEAAFDKIFEGFLARRTSYGFDQVMEYRQGELDVRKTKMAE, encoded by the coding sequence ATGAAACACAAGCACATGAAGCGAAGCATGGCCTTAATCATGGCTGTAGTTCTGATGCTGAGCCTGGCTGCATGTACGGGAAGCAAGAATAGCTCCAATAAGCCGAATTCCCCGCCTGCAGACAATAAGCCCGAGAACACGCAAAATGAGGTTAAGCTGAATCCGGATGAACCCGGCTGGAAATTGGATACAAGCCCTGTAGAGATGTCCTGGTTTGTAGGCGCTTCCTGGTACGGCCGTTCCTGGGGGGAGAGCTTGAATTCCAAGTACATTACTGAAAAAACAGGCGTAAAAGTGAACATTGAAGTTCCCTCCGGCGAAGCTAATGAGCATATTACCTTGATGATGACCTCCGGCAAACTTCCGGACCTGATTACTATGGGTTCTTGGGAAACCGCTGTCAAGAAGCTGTGGGAAGGCGATCATGTGTATGCCTTGAATGAGCTGGCAGACCAGTATGATCCCTACTTCTTCAAAGTAGCCGGGGACGGTACGCTGAAGTGGTATAAGCAAGAAAACGGCAACACCTACGGCATTCCTAATGATTCATATAGTCCTAACCTGATGCATGAAACCGGTATGACAGCGGCCAACCAGACCTTCCTGGTCCGGAAAGACCTGTATGAGGACATGGGCAGTCCGGACTTATCTACACCGGAAGGCTTCCTGAATGCGCTGCAATTGCTCAAGGATCAGTATTCCGAGTATAAAGGCCAGCCGATTAGCCCCTTCTTTGCACAGGGGAATGTGCCTTACGGGATGACAGAGTATTTGCAGAATCTGTTAGCTGTCCCGCATGAAAAAGACGGCAAAGTATACGATCGCATCACCGACCCGGATTACCTGACTTGGCTGAAAACCTTCCGTACCGCTTACGAGCGTGGACTGATTAATGTAGATTTTCTGGTAGATTCCGATACCCAGGTCGAGGAAAAGACGAATAATGCCCGTTATTTCATGATGGTCCGCGAGTGGACCGGAATGACGGCGGTTAACCCGATGCTGGCCGCAAGCAACAATCCGGACTCTTACTATATTGCCGTCGACGGGCCGCAGAACAGCAAAGGTGATAGCGCCAAGCTATTCCCGGGGAATATGGATGGCTGGATGGTCACGATGATTAGCAAGTCCTGCGAGAATCCAGAGCGTGCGATTCGCTTCCTGACTTACTTGGCTAGCGAGGAAGGGCAAAGAGATTTATTCCTTGGCCAGGAAGGCGAGATGTGGGAAATGGCTGATGGCAAGCCGCAGTTGAAGGCGGATATGGCCCAATTGCTGGATTCCGATATTGAGAAGCTGGAGAAGGAATACGGCATTATGGATACTTACTGGATGATGCGCAACCCTGTCATCGTCGATCAGTGGAGACCGGAGAAAGCGTTAGTCATCAAGCAAATGGCCGATTTCGCCAATGCCCAGGCAGATATTGATGGCGGCATCTACAAAGGATTGGATCCTCTTGGCGATTCCGATGCAGCGGTAAACTGGGCGCGTATTTCTCAAAATTGGGAAGAAGTCATGCCAGAGCTGATTACCGCCAAGGATGAGGCTGCCTTTGATAAGATCTTTGAAGGCTTCCTGGCCCGCCGCACAAGTTACGGCTTTGACCAGGTGATGGAATACCGTCAGGGCGAGTTGGATGTACGAAAGACTAAAATGGCGGAGTAA